Proteins from a single region of Dysosmobacter acutus:
- a CDS encoding YerC/YecD family TrpR-related protein, whose protein sequence is MVRIGKKEKNGALYKAILTLKTEEECYAFFQDLCTVSELRAMEQRFEVAELLSQGMIYNDILERTGASSATISRVNRSLSYGAGGYEIAFERTREQ, encoded by the coding sequence ATGGTCAGAATCGGAAAAAAGGAAAAGAACGGGGCGCTCTATAAGGCGATCCTGACGCTGAAAACAGAGGAGGAGTGCTACGCATTCTTCCAGGACCTTTGCACGGTATCTGAACTGCGTGCCATGGAGCAGCGCTTTGAGGTGGCGGAGCTGCTGAGCCAAGGGATGATCTACAACGATATTCTGGAGCGCACCGGCGCCTCCAGCGCCACCATCAGCCGGGTCAACCGCTCTTTGAGCTATGGCGCGGGCGGTTATGAAATCGCCTTTGAGCGGACGCGGGAACAATGA